The following proteins are co-located in the Heteronotia binoei isolate CCM8104 ecotype False Entrance Well chromosome 8, APGP_CSIRO_Hbin_v1, whole genome shotgun sequence genome:
- the LOC132576155 gene encoding interferon gamma-like, whose amino-acid sequence MTWQICLFVFLAISCSDGQIFTESVFEQIKEDIIRLEQDYNASESNVAEGKPIFTNKLHDLLWSEGKEKKILLAQIISMYWKMLKNSTSIGTRKHIRNLVNALEFYKTKYNESLRKATDIIELSELSMTDLKLQRKAVVELYPVLQEVNKEEVQRKRRSKKPNSQRLQRLRPFHRG is encoded by the exons ATGACTTGGCAGATTTGCTTGTTTGTCTTTCTGGCTATTAGTTGTTCTGATGGACAAATCTTCACGGAATCAGTTTTTGAACAGATAAAAGAAGATATCATCAGGCTGGAGCAAGACTAT AATGCAAGTGAATCTAATGTCGCTGAGGGTAAACCTATTTTCACAAATAAACTGCATGACCTTCTGTGGTCAGAG GGCAAAGAAAAAAAGATCTTACTTGCACAAATAATTTCCATGTACTGGAAGATGCTGAAAAATTCGACCAGTATTGGAACTCGTAAACACATCAGGAACCTAGTAAATGCCCTGGAATTCTACAAAACAAAATACAATGAGAGTCTGAGGAAAGCAACTGATATAATTGAGTTGTCAGAGCTTTCG ATGACTGATTTAAAACTTCAGCGCAAGGCAGTAGTTGAACTGTACCCAGTTTTACAGGAAGTGAACAAAGAAGAGGTCCAGAGAAAGAGGAGAAGCAAGAAACCCAATTCTCAACGCCTGCAGCGACTCCGACCATTTCACAGAGGCTAG